A genomic region of Saccopteryx bilineata isolate mSacBil1 chromosome 1, mSacBil1_pri_phased_curated, whole genome shotgun sequence contains the following coding sequences:
- the TCF20 gene encoding transcription factor 20 isoform X4, which yields MQSFREQSSYHGNQQSYPQEVHSSSRLEEFSPRQAQMFQNFGGAGGSSGGSSGGSSGGRRGTTAAAAAMTSETSGHQGYQSFRKEAGDFYYMAGNKDPVATGTPQPPQRRPSGPVQSYGPPQGSSFGNQYGSEGHVGQFQAQHSGLGGVSHYQQDYTGPFSPGSAQYQQQASSQQQQQQQQQVQQLRQQLYQSHQPLPQAAGQPATGSSHLQPMQRPSTLPSSATGYQLRVGQFGQHYQSSAASSSSSSFPSPQRFSQSGQSYDSSYSVNAGSQYEGHNVSSNAQAYGTQSNYSYQPPSMKNFEQAKIPQGTQQGQQQQPPQQQAQQQPQQQHAPQHVMQYTSAATKLPLQSQVGQYSQPEVPVRSPMQFHQNFSPISNPSPAASVVQSPSCSSTPSPLMQSGENLPCGQGSVPMASRNRILQLMPQLSPTPSMMPSPNSHAAGFKGFGLEGVPEKRLTDPGLSSLSALSTQVANLPNTVQHMLLSDALTPQKKTSKRPSSSSKKADSCTNSEGSSQPEEQLKSPMAESLDGGCSSSSEDQGERVRQLSGQSTSSDTTYKGGASEKAGSSPAQGAQNEAPRLSASPAAREEATSPGAKDTSPSSESNPKVNEKTIGVIVSREAMTTRAEKPGGQDKGSQEDDPTATQRPPSTGGAKETSHAVLPQPEPPGGGSKGNKSGDNSNHNGEGNGQSGHPAVGSGFIGRTEPSKSPGSLRYSYKDSFGSAMPRNVGGFPQYPTGQDKGDFTGHGERKGRNEKFPSLLQEVLQGYHHHPDRRYSRSSQEHQGMAGGLEGTTRPNVLISQTNELASRGLLNKSIGSLLENPHWGPWERKSGSTAAEMKQINLADYPIPRKFEIEPQSSVHEPGGSLSERRSVICDISPLRQIVRDPGAHSLGHMGADTRLGRNERLNPSLSQSVILPGGLVSMETKLKSQSGQIKEEDFEQSKSQASFNNKKSGDHCHPASIKHESYRGNASPGSAAHDSISDYGPQDSRPTPMRRVPGRIGGREGMRGRSPSQYHDFSEKLKMSPGRSRGPGGDPHHMNPHMTFSERANRSSLHTPFSPNSESLASAYHTNTRAHAYGDPNAGLNSQLHYKRQMYQQQQEEYKDWSSSSAQGVIAAAQHRQEGARKSPRQQQFLDRVRSPVKNDKDGMMYGPPMGTYHDPSGQESGRCLMSSDGLSNKGIELKHGSQKLQQESCWDLSRQTSPAKSSGPPGMSNQKRYGPPHETDGHGLAESTQSSKPSNVMLRLPGQEDHSSQNPLIMRRRVRSFISPIPSKRQSQDMRNSNTEDKGRLLHPSKEGSDKAFNSYAHLSHSQDFKSIPKRESTKDLPSSDGRNCPAVTLTSPAKTKILPPRKGRGLKLEAIVQKITSPNIRRSASSNSAEVGGDTVTLDDILSLKSGPPEGGNVAVQDAEMEKRKGEVVSDLVCPKNQELNVEKPIARSSEEWRGIGDDKVKTETHPDMITAGKEPPGAMTSTTSQKPGSNQGRPDGSLGGAAPLIFPDSKNVPAAAGLAPEANPKAEEKETDTVTISPKQEGFPPKGYFPSGKKKGRPIGSVNKQKKQQQPPPPPPQPPHIPEGSADGEPKPKKQRQRRERRKPGAQPRKRKTKQAVPIVEPQEPEIKLKYATQPLDKSDAKNKSFFPYIHVVNKCELGAVCTIINAEEEEQTKLVRGRKGQRSLTPPPSSTESKALPASSFMLQGPVVTESSVMGHLVCCLCGKWASYRNMGDLFGPFYPQDYAATLPKNPPPKRTTEMQSKVKVRHKSASNGSKTDTEEEEEQQQQKEQRSLAAHPRFKRRHRSEDCGGGPRSLARGLPCKKATTEGSSEKTVLDSKPSVPTTSEGGPELELQIPELPLDSNEFWVHEGCILWANGIYLVCGRLYGLHEALEIAREMKCSHCQEAGATLGCYNKGCSFRYHYPCAIDTDCLLHEENFSLRCPKHKPPLPCPLPALQNKTAKGSLSTEQSERG from the coding sequence ATGCAGTCCTTTCGAGAGCAGAGCAGTTACCACGGAAACCAGCAGAGCTACCCGCAGGAGGTACACAGTTCCTCCCGTCTAGAAGAGTTCAGCCCTCGCCAGGCCCAGATGTTCCAGAATTTTGGGGGTGCAGGAGGCAGCAGTGGTGGCAGCAGCGGTGGCAGTAGTGGTGGGCGACGAGGGACCACAGCAGCTGCGGCAGCGATGACTAGTGAGACCTCCGGCCATCAAGGCTACCAGAGTTTCAGGAAAGAAGCTGGAGACTTCTACTACATGGCCGGCAACAAAGACCCTGTGGCAACAGGCACCCCACAGCCTCCTCAGCGAAGGCCTTCCGGGCCTGTGCAGAGCTATGGACCCCCGCAGGGGAGCAGCTTTGGCAATCAGTATGGGAGTGAAGGTCACGTGGGCCAGTTTCAAGCACAGCACTCTGGCCTTGGTGGTGTGTCTCACTATCAGCAGGACTACACGGGGCCTTTCTCTCCGGGGAGTGCTCAGTACCAGCAGCAGGCCTctagccagcagcagcagcagcaacagcagcaagtCCAGCAGCTGAGACAGCAGCTCTACCAGTCCCATCAGCCTCTGCCACAGGCTGCTGGCCAGCCAGCCACTGGCTCATCCCATCTGCAGCCGATGCAGCGGCCGTCGACTCTGCCGTCCTCTGCCACTGGTTATCAGTTACGAGTAGGTCAGTTTGGCCAGCACTACCAGTCTTCTGCTGcttcgtcctcctcctcctcctttccgtCACCGCAGCGTTTCAGCCAGTCTGGTCAGAGCTATGACAGCAGTTACAGTGTGAATGCTGGATCCCAGTATGAAGGGCATAATGTAAGTTCTAATGCACAGGCTTATGGAACACAATCAAATTACAGCTATCAGCCTCCATCTATGAAAAATTTTGAACAAGCAAAGATCCCACAAGGGAcccagcaggggcagcagcagcagccgccgcAGCAGCAGGCTCAGCAGCAGCCGCAGCAGCAGCATGCGCCACAGCACGTGATGCAGTACACCAGTGCTGCCACCAAGCTGCCCCTGCAGAGCCAGGTGGGGCAGTACAGCCAGCCCGAGGTGCCTGTGAGGTCCCCCATGCAGTTCCATCAGAACTTCAGCCCCATTTCTAACCCTTCTCCGGCTGCCTCTGTGGTTCAGTCTCCAAGCTGTAGCTCCACCCCATCTCCTCTCATGCAGAGTGGGGAGAATCTCCCATGTGGGCAAGGCAGTGTGCCCATGGCTTCCAGAAACAGAATCTTACAGTTAATGCCTCAGCTCAGCCCAACCCCATCGATGATGCCCAGTCCTAACTCACATGCTGCAGGCTTCAAAGGGTTTGGACTTGAAGGAGTGCCAGAAAAGCGACTGACAGACCCTGGGCTGAGTAGTCTGAGTGCCCTGAGTACTCAAGTGGCCAATCTTCCTAATACTGTCCAGCACATGCTACTCTCTGATGCCCTGACACCTCAGAAGAAGACCTCCAAGAGgccctcctcctcttctaagAAAGCAGACAGCTGCACAAACTCTGAGGGCTCCTCCCAGCCTGAAGAACAGCTGAAGTCTCCTATGGCAGAGTCGCTGGATGGAGGCTGCTCTAGCAGTTCCGAGGATCAAGGCGAGAGAGTGAGGCAGCTGAGTGGCCAGAGCACCAGCTCTGACACCACCTACAAGGGGGGAGCCTCAGAGAAAGCTGGCTCTTCCCCAGCACAAGGCGCTCAGAATGAAGCTCCCAGACTCAGTGCCAGCCCTGCAGCCAGAGAAGAGGCGACCTCGCCAGGTGCTAAGGACACATCACCATCATCTGAGAGCAACCCAAAAGTCAATGAGAAGACTATTGGAGTGATTGTCTCCCGGGAAGCCATGACAACTCGTGCAGAGAAGCCTGGTGGACAGGATAAAGGCTCCCAAGAGGATGATCCCACAGCCACTCAAAGGCCACCCAGCACTGGTGGGGCCAAGGAAACCAGTCATGCAGTGCTTCCACAGCCAGAGCCTCCGGGAGGAGGGAGCAAAGGAAACAAGAGCGGAGATAACTCCAACCACAATGGAGAGGGCAATGGCCAGAGTGGGCACCCTGCAGTAGGCTCTGGCTTCATAGGCAGAACTGAGCCTAGCAAGTCTCCTGGAAGCCTGCGCTATAGTTACAAAGACAGCTTCGGGTCAGCAATGCCAAGAAATGTTGGTGGCTTTCCTCAGTATCCTACAGGACAAGATAAGGGGGATTTCACTGGCCATGGGGAGCGAAAGGGCAGAAATGAGAAGTTCCCTAGCCTTCTGCAGGAAGTGCTTCAGGGTTATCACCACCACCCTGACAGGAGATACTCTAGAAGTAGTCAGGAGCATCAGGgcatggctggtggcctggagGGAACCACGAGGCCTAATGTCTTAATTAGTCAAACCAATGAATTAGCAAGCAGGGGCCTTTTGAACAAAAGCATTGGGTCCCTATTAGAAAACCCTCATTGGGGTCCCTGGGAGAGGAAATCAGGCAGCACGGCAGCTGAAATGAAACAGATCAATTTGGCAGACTATCCAATTCCCAGAAAGTTTGAAATAGAGCCTCAGTCATCAGTGCATGAGCCTGGGGGTTCCCTCTCTGAAAGAAGATCAGTGATCTGTGACATTTCTCCTCTAAGGCAGATTGTCAGGGACCCAGGGGCTCACTCGCTGGGACACATGGGTGCCGACACCAGACTTGGGAGGAATGAACGCCTCAATCCAAGTTTGAGTCAGTCGGTCATTCTTCCAGGTGGCTTGGTGTCCATGGAAACAAAGCTGAAATCCCAGAGCGGGCAGATAAAAGAGGAAGACTTTGAGCAATCCAAATCCCAAGCCAGTTTCAACAACAAGAAATCTGGAGACCACTGCCATCCTGCTAGCATCAAGCACGAGTCTTACCGAGGCAATGCCAGCCCTGGATCTGCCGCCCATGATTCCATCTCAGACTATGGTCCACAAGACAGCAGACCCACACCCATGCGGCGGGTTCCTGGCAGAATAGGTGGTCGAGAGGGCATGAGGGGTCGGTCCCCTTCTCAGTATCatgatttttcagaaaaattgaagatgTCTCCTGGGAGGAGCAGGGGCCCAGGGGGAGACCCTCATCACATGAACCCACATATGACCTTTTCAGAGAGGGCCAATAGGAGTTCATTACACACTCCCTTTTCTCCCAACTCAGAAAGCCTGGCCTCTGCGTATCATACAAACACTCGGGCTCATGCTTATGGGGACCCCAATGCAGGTTTGAATTCTCAGCTCCATTACAAGAGGCAGATGTACCAGCAGCAACAAGAGGAATATAAAGACTGGAGCAGCAGCTCTGCTCAGGGAGTGATTGCTGCGGCCCAACATAGGCAGGAGGGGGCCCGGAAGAGCCCCAGGCAGCAGCAGTTCCTGGACAGAGTGCGGAGCCCTGTGAAAAATGACAAAGATGGTATGATGTATGGCCCACCGATGGGGACTTACCATGACCCCAGTGGTCAGGAAAGTGGGCGCTGCCTCATGTCCAGTGATGGTCTGTCTAACAAAGGCATCGAATTGAAGCATGGCTCCCAGAAGTTACAACAAGAATCCTGTTGGGATCTTTCTCGGCAGACTTCTCCAGCCAAAAGCAGTGGCCCTCCAGGAATGTCCAATCAAAAAAGGTATGGACCTCCCCACGAGACTGACGGACATGGACTGGCGGAATCTACACAGTCATCGAAACCTAGCAATGTTATGCTGAGGCTTCCAGGTCAAGAGGATCATTCTTCTCAAAACCCCCTAATCATGAGGAGGCGGGTTCGTTCTTTTATTTCACCCATTCCCAGTAAGAGACAGTCACAAGACATGAGGAACAGTAACACTGAAGATAAAGGACGCCTTCTTCACCCATCAAAAGAAGGCTCTGATAAAGCATTCAATTCCTATGCCCATCTTTCTCACAGTCAGGACTTCAAGTCCATCCCTAAGAGGGAATCCACCAAGGACCTTCCGAGTTCAGACGGTAGAAACTGCCCTGCTGTTACCCTCACAAGTCCTGCTAAGACCAAAATACTGCCCCCTCGCAAAGGACGGGGGTTGAAATTGGAAGCTATAGTTCAGAAGATCACATCCCCAAACATTAGGAGGAGTGCATCCTCAAACAGTGCAGAAGTTGGGGGAGACACAGTTACCCTGGATGACATACTGTCTTTGAAGAGTGGCCCTCCCGAAGGTGGGAATGTTGCTGTTCAGGATGCtgagatggagaagagaaaaggTGAGGTTGTATCTGACCTAGTCTGTCCAAAAAACCAGGAGCTGAACGTAGAAAAACCTATCGCAAGGTCTTCAGAGGAGTGGCGTGGCATTGGGGACGACAAAGTAAAGACTGAGACACACCCAGACATGATCACTGCTGGAAAGGAACCCCCTGGTGCCATGACATCCACAACCTCACAGAAGCCTGGGAGTAACCAGGGTAGACCAGATGGTTCCCTGGGTGGTGCAGCACCTTTAATCTTTCCGGATTCAAAGAATGTACCTGCAGCAGCCGGACTGGCCCCTGAGGCAAATCCTAAGGCTGAAGAGAAGGAGACCGATACAGTGACTATTTCCCCCAAACAAGAGGGTTTCCCTCCAAAGGGGTATTTCCCttcaggaaagaagaaggggagaccTATAGGTAGTGTGAATAAGCAAAAGAAACAGCAGCAgccaccacctccaccccctcaaCCCCCTCATATACCAGAAGGTTCTGCAGATGGAGAGCCAAAGCCAAAAaagcagaggcagaggagggaaagaaggaagcctGGGGCCCAACCAAGGAAGCGGAAAACCAAACAGGCAGTTCCCATCGTAGAACCCCAAGAACCTGAGATCAAACTAAAGTATGCCACCCAGCCACTGGATAAAAGCGATGCCAAGAACAAGTCTTTTTTCCCTTATATCCATGTAGTAAATAAGTGTGAACTTGGAGCTGTTTGTACAATCATcaatgctgaagaagaagaacAGACCAAATTGGTGAGGGGTCGGAAGGGGCAAAGGTCTCTGACTCCGCCACCCAGCAGCACTGAGAGTAAGGCGCTCCCAGCCTCATCCTTCATGCTGCAGGGACCTGTAGTGACAGAGTCTTCTGTTATGGGGCACTTGGTTTGCTGTCTGTGCGGCAAGTGGGCCAGTTACCGAAACATGGGTGACCTCTTTGGACCCTTTTATCCCCAAGATTATGCAGCCACTCTCCCGAAGAACCCACCTCCTAAGAGGACCACAGAAATGCAGAGCAAAGTTAAGGTACGGCACAAAAGCGCTTCCAATGGCTCCAAGACGGacactgaggaggaggaggagcagcagcagcagaaggagcaGAGGAGCCTGGCTGCCCACCCCAGGTTTAAGCGGCGACACCGCTCAGAAGACTGTGGTGGAGGCCCTCGGTCGCTGGCCCGGGGCCTTCCCTGTAAAAAAGCAACCACAGAGGGCAGCAGTGAAAAGACTGTTTTGGACTCAAAGCCCTCTGTGCCCACCACTTCAGAAGGTGGCCCTGAGCTGGAGTTACAAATCCCTGAACTACCTCTTGACAGCAATGAATTTTGGGTCCATGAGGGTTGTATTCTCTGGGCCAATGGAATCTACCTGGTCTGTGGCAGGCTCTATGGCCTGCATGAAGCGCTGGAAATAGCCAGAGAGATG